Part of the Caldisericia bacterium genome is shown below.
ATTTGAGGAGAAGATAAAACTCCAAGTTGTATCAAAACTGGGGACATATGAATAATATGAAAATGTGTTTTTAAAACTTTCTTTTAAAGTCCAATATATTTTTCTATGCATCTCATATGTTACGCATCTTAACATTGAGGCTTGAAGAACAAAAACTCCATCCTCTTTTAAAATTTCACTTATCTTTTTAAAATAGTTTTTTGTAAAAAGAAAATATGAACTACCACCCTCAAAAGGTTCAGTAACATCCTGAATTATTACATCAAAACTTTTCTCTTTTATATCTTTTATATATTCTCTCGCATCTTTTATAATTAAAGTCAACTTTTCTGAATCAAAACTACCCTTGTGCCATTCATAAAGATGTTCTTTTGCAAATTCAATCATCTTTGTGTCAATATCAACCATTATAACTTCTTTTATATTCTTATGTTTTAAAACCTCCCTTAATGTAGCGCCTTCTCCTCCGCCAATTATTAAGACTTTTTCTGGATTTCTATGAGTTATCATTGCTGGATGGACAAGAGATTCATGGTATATATATTCATCTTTTTCAGTTGACTGTACATCTCCATCAATAATTAACATTTTTCCATAAAAAGGAGAGTAGATTATCTCAATTTTTTGATAATCTGTTTTATATCCTACAATATATTTTGTAAAACCATGAAGGTGTTTTTCTGTTGGTTCAAAATTATCGTGAAACCACATCCAACTCACTTTCTTTTTCTCCTTCTGAAACTACTGTTTTTTCTATTTTGTGTTTGTAAATACCATCTTCAAATTCACCCCTCTGAAGGGAGGTTAAATAAATAATTTTTGCTTTAAATTTTCTTTTTATATATTCATACGCTTCCCATGGCATTGTATGTTTGCCACAGGTATATATATCTATTGCAGCATAATTTTTCTCAGGCCATGTATGAATTGATAAATGAGACTCAGAAATTACAACAACTCCACTCACACCTTGAGGAGAAAATTTATGAAACACAGTTTCTAAAATTTCAGCATTTGCTACAATAGCTGCTTCAGTGAGAATCTTTCTCACTTGATCCAAATCATTAATAATCTCTCTCTCACAACCTGAGAGTTCTAAAATGAGATGCATCCCTTTTGTTTCCATTTCACCTCCCTCCAAAGAGGAGTAATTATATAAATATAGTATAGTTTTCAATCTTTTAAAAAATAGCACATTTATTTATAAAATAAATTTAATATTTGTCAATACCTTTTGAAGATTTTTTATTAAAATTTTATAAATTTTTCTAAAAAATTTTTGTAAACTAAACTTTATTAGAATTAAAATAATTAAAATTGTTAATATTTAACGATTTTAATATTTCTCAGACATAGACAAGATAAATTTGATAATATGTTTTAAAAATTTTAATTAAATAAACTTTTTTAATAAATAAATTAATTGTTAAAATTCTTTTTATTTTTAAGTTTTAATTTTAACAATATAAAATGAAAATTTTTATGTAATGAAGAAATTTTTATTTACATCAAATAAATTTAATGTTTGAAAAAAAATATTTATAAATTATAATTTTAATTAAATGGTGGGGAGTCGTCCAATGGTAGGACAGCGGACTCTGGATCCGTTAATCGGGGTTCGAATCCCTGCTCCCCAGCCAATCTATTTTTTTAAAAATGTGTGGTAGATTCATTTTTTTTGAAGTTGATAAAATAGAGGAGAGATTTGATGCAATAATCGAAAAAACACTCAATTTTTCCCCAAATTATAATATTTATCCTGGTCAAGAGGTGCCTGTGATTATAAAAGAGGAAAATTTTAATAAAGTAAAATTAATGAAATGGGGTTTAATACCACATTGGGTCAAAAATTTAGATGAATTTAAACCATTTATAAACATTAGAAGTGATTCACTATTAACAAAACCAAATTTCTATAATTTTTTAATTAATAGAAGATGTATAGTACCATCAAATGGATTTTATGAGTGGAAAAAAGTAAAGAAAACAAAAATTCCATATTTTATTTCCATTGAAAATAACAGACTTTTTTCTTTTGCTGGTATATATGATATTTATAAAAATAATGAAAGAGAAATATTAAGTTTTGCAATAATAACAACAGAGCCAAATGAAAAAATAAAACAAATCCATGAGAGAATGCCAGTTATTTTAGATAGAGAGGGTGAAAAAGCATGGCTAGATACAGGTTATGAAAATCACAAAAATTTAATAAAATTTTTTAAACCATTTCCTGAAGATTTAATGAATATATTTGAAATTTCAAATTTAGTAAATAATCCAGAAAATAATTTTGAGGAATTAATTTTACCTTATAAAAAAGAAAAAGGAGAGTTGTTTTAAAAAAATTTAACTATTTAAATTTTTAGAGAATTAATATAATAAAAATATAACTATTAAAGAAGGAGGATTAGATGACAAAAAAATTTTTATTATTAACTTTAATCTTTATACTGTTTATTTCGTTTTTACCTTTGTTAAAAGTTAATGCAGATTCTCAAGAAGTGCTTGTAATAGTCCAACTAAAATCACCATCATATTCAGAATTTTTATCTAATAAACGAAATTTGCCAATGTCAAATTTTACAAAGAATTCATATTTAAATTTACTTCAAAAAGAACATCAAAATTTCTTATTTTCAATTTTAAACAGTAAAATTTATTTTAAAGAGAGATGGCACTATTTTTTATCTTACAATGGCATCTCTGGCGAGGTTAATAAAGAAGATATTGAAAAAATAAAGAAAAACCAATTTGTAAAAGATATCTTTATCGCAAAAACTCATAAACTAAATACAGATATTTTTGTTCCTCTTTTAAAAGCACCTCAAGTTTGGAAAATGAGTGATCAAAATGGGCTTCCTGTAACAGGAAAGGGAATGTTAATTGGTATTATTGATACAGGAATTGATTATAACCATCCAGATTTAGGTGGTGGAATTGGAAAAGATTTTAAGATTAAAGGTGGGTATGATTTTGCAGATAAAGATTCTGATCCACGTGATGTGGAGGGACATGGTACAGCAGTTGCAGGAATTGTAGCAGGAAATGGTAAGGTTAAGGGTGTAGCACCAGATGCAAATCTTATGGCTTATAAAGTTTTTCCAGATGGAGGAGAAGGGGCAAGCGATGCTGATATTATTGCAGCAATTGAACAAGCATTAAAAGATGGTTGTACTGCAGTTAATTTATCTTTAGGTTCACCAGGTGGAAAAAGTGAAGGAGATGATGAGACAAATCAAATTAATAATGCAGTTAATTTAGGTTTAATTGTTGTTGCAGCTGCTGGAAATGATGGATTAAGAAGTAAAGAACTTGGTTGGCCAATAAGCGCACCATCAAGTGCGAAAAATGCAATATCTGTTGCTGCAAGTGATGAGGGTGGGGGAACTGTAAATATAGTTTATCCTTCAGGATATGAAGATAAATTTATACCATTTACATATGGAGAAGGAGTTCCTGAATTTCCTGAGGGAAAAGAGTACGAACTTGTATATTGTGGGTATGGTAGAGAAAAAGATTTTGAAGGTAAAGATTTAAAAGGAAAACTTGCTTTAATTCAAAGAGGACCACTTGCGCCAGAGTCAGCACTTTTATTTGAAACAAAGTATTTTAATGCCCTTTCTTATGGTGCTGAAGGGGTTATTGTTTTTAATACTGCTCCTGGACCCAATGTAATTATGGCTCTTAATGTACAGAATCATCCCGGGGTAGAATTAAAACCAGCAGTTTTTATTATGGAAGAGGATGGATATCTTTTGAAATCATTAATAGAACAAGGTGTTAGAGTTTCATTTACAAGAAAGTTAAGAAAAGAAAACTTAGTTGCTGATTTTTCATCACAAGGACCAACACCAGATGATGTATTTAAGCCAGAAGTTGCAGCACCTGGAACAAATACATTTACAACTGCACCTCAAAATCAATATACCTATGGATTTGGAGGAACATCAGGAGCAACACCTTTTGTTTGTGGATCAACAGCGCTCCTTAAACAACTTCACCCAGATTGGACTCCATTTGATATAAAAACAAGTTTAATGAATAATGCATTTATTTTAATTAATCCAAATAATAATCTTCCTTTCTCTTGGACAGATCAAGGATCTGGAAGAGTAGATGTTTTTGCTGCAGCAACCACACCTCTTTTAATAAAACCTTATTCAATTTTTATAAAAGATAAAGAGGGCGAAATATCAATAGTTGTAAAAAATGTAACAAAAGATAAAGTAGATTTTAAAGTCAGTTCTAGCGTTATAGGTAATATATCAGGAATTAATTTTGATTATATAGACAAAGAAGAAAGTTTTTCAGTTGATAAAGAAAGTGAATTGACAATTAATTTCAAATATAGTATTGATGATAAATTATCAGAAGGATATTATGATGGAATAATATATTTTAAACTTTCTGATAGAACACTTCATGTTCCAATAATAATTAAAAAAGGAATTCCTAAAGTACCAACAAAAGTTTTAGAAGTGCTTTCAGTTGAGCCAAAAATTTTATCCCCAGATGGTGACGGGATAAATGATTTTATTAATTTTAAATTTAAATTAAATTATGGTGAAAAGGGTTTAAGAGATGAAAAATCATATAGAAGTAGAGTTGGTGGAGTTATAATTGACATTTTTGACGAAAAAGAGACAACAAAATTAGGAACAATTTACAAAAAAGTTTTAATGAATGGTTCCTATGAGTTTGTTTGGGATGGGAAAGATTATGATGGAAAATATTTTTTGGATAATGGAAATTATAAATATAAAATTTACACAGTTACAATCCAATCAGGAGACACTTTAAAACTTGTTGAGGAGGTTGGTTTAACAGGAGATTTTAAAATTGAAAATGTTAAAATTCCATTTTCAAAATTTATCTCTCTTGATAAATATAGCAAAGGAGCAATTTTTAATATCGAATTACATGCTAATAAATTAAAAAATATTAAGGAATTAAGATATACAATTGAATATGATCCTCAGCATCTTTCAATTTTAGAAGTTAATCTTGGAGATTTTATAATTAGAAATGATAATAATGCAAAAATTGAAACTAAAATAGACAATAAAAACGGAATTATAGATGTAAAAATTTCAATTACCTTAACAGATGGCATATCAGGTGAAGGCACTATATTAAAATTAAAATTTAATTCCATAAAAGATGGTGGAGTAAAATTAACACAAACATATGCATATGGTTTTGACATTAATAAAATTAAAATTGAATTTATTAAAATTGATAAAATAATAATTATTACTCCCTTACAAGGAGATATAAATGGTGATGGAAAAGTAGATTCTGAAGATTTGATTATTTTTGCAAAAGCATTTGGAACTAAATTAGGAGACCCAGATTATAATGAAAAATGTGATCTGAATGGAGATGGAAAGGTTGATGCAGAAGACCTTCTTCTTTTAGCCCAAAACTTTGGAACACAAGCACCTTAAGTTTTTAATATATTGTCAAAAAAGTGTAAAGGAGGGCGATTTGCCCTCCTTTTTATTTACATATATCTTTTTATTGCAATCTCAATGATTTTTAAAATAAAATCATCATAAGTAAATCCAGCTTTTTCTGCCATTTTTAAAATATCAGAATATCCTGGTACAAGAAGAGGAAGAGAGTTTACCTCTAAAATATAATATTTTCCATTTTTAATTCTTATATCCATTCTTGTATAATCCCTTAAATTTAGTACTTTATATGCCTTAACAACACCCTCCTTTAAAGATTCTTCCTCATCTTTTAAAAGTCTTGCAGGACAGTAATATTTCACTTCTTCTATCTCATTTTTTACCCTATAAGAGAAAAATCTTTCAATGCCATCTGGAAGTGAATAAAAATCAATTTCAAGAAATGGTAACACTTCTATTTCATCTCCATTTCCAATTATTCCGCAAGTTATCTCTCTACCTTCTATAAATTCTTCTACAATGGCAGGCTCAGAGAACTCCTTATGAATTTTATTTGCCTCTCTTTTTATTCCTTCTATATCATAAACAATCGAGTCTTTTGTTAGACCAAAAGCACTTCCCTCTCTTACTGGTTTAACAATAACAGGAAAAGAAAGATTAAAATTTTTTTCAAATGAGTTTATTTCATATTCTTTAATAAGTGTAAATTTTGGAGTTGAAATTCCATAAAAAGATAAAATAAGTTTTGTAATAAATTTATCAAGACAAATTGTATGAACAAAAGCAGAGGAGCCAGTGTATGGAACTCCTAATATATCTAAAATTGCTGGAACATGAATTTGTCTTCCTTCTTTTCCTCCGCTTGTTGCTAAATTAAAAACAAAATCAACATTTTTTATATTTTCAAAAAAGTTTTCATCAAATGGAATTTTAATTGCATCATATTTTTTATTTAATGCATAAAAAACAGAATCAACCATTTTTTGTTTATTTTTGTCAAGAATTTTATCATGAACAACACCAATTATTTTTATTTTCATAAAATTTCACCTTATACTTAAAATCCTAATTTTTTTAATCTATCCTTTTCTTTTAAAATTTTCCCGTTCTCATCAACAGCATAATTTGCTCCATTTATTACTTCACATCTTATCTCCCCTCTTGCAACTGAAAAACCAACTAATCCTGGTGCATCAAGAATTCCAGTTTTAACTGCAATATATAGAGTTTCTGGATCTAAAAGTGGATCCTCCCTTCCTTTTCCTAATTCTTTAATTTTTTCAACAAGGAAGAGTGCCTCATCTTTTAACTCTTGAACCCTATTTTTTATGTCTTTATCTTGATAAAAATCTGGGAGACCAGAATCTGCTACAAGATATGCTCTTTTTACCATTTTTACACTTTCAATTATCTCTTTACTTGTTGCTCTTTTTATCGCTTCAGTATAAGCAACAACATGAATTATATCTGGCTTCAAATATGAGCCATAAAACATTGATGAAACAAGTTGGCCCATTGCTTGATATGGATCAGATGGATAAGAAAGAAGTCCTGTTCTTATCATAGTGTAAACTTTAAAATTTTCATCTTGAAGTGATTCAACAAGTTCTTTTCTTGCTAAACTTTTTGCAATATCCATTTTTGGTGAAAGGTTAGGTGGTGAGTTTAACATATATTGTTGAATATAATGTTTTACTCCGAGTTTTTTTGCAATGTATGCAACAAGAAAAGAGTCTGCTACCGCAAGTGTATCATGAGCATTTCTTAACTCCCATTGATGAGAGTCATTTACCTCAACTGGTACTCCATTTTCTGCGTTCCATTTTATTCCTTCCATGTTTTCTTTTATTGCAGATAGAAGTTCTCTATCGCTCCTTCTGTCAAGTTCAGAATACCAAAATATTGGAATAGCTGCCCATGCATTATTTATAGTTTCCTTGAGTAATTTCGAAAATTTTACAATATTTCTTGTCCCAGAATAGCATCTTACAAGTGGATAGTTTCCTCTCCTTGATGCTTCATATAATTTTCTAAAATCATCCTCTGTTCTTATAGGAGCACCACCTGCTCCAGATAACTTTTCGTCCATTTTTTCTTTTTCAAAAAAATAACTTTGACAATTTTGATCTGGAGCAATAGAAATTATGTCGAGTAGCATACTTTCTGCAAGTTTTTTAATCTCCTCTATAGTTTCTTCTAATGTTTGAAGTCCAATATGGTGTCTTATAAGTGGATATGGTTTTTTAAATTCTACTCTCTCCCATAAAGTTTGAGGATAATCCTCTTCCTTAATTATTTTCTCTCTTCCCTTTAAAAAATTTAAAACTTCTTCTATCTCTTCGCTTCCATCAAAAACTCTATCAAAAATTTTATACTCCTTTGCTACTTTTCCTGTTTCAATTGTTCCACCAAAAACAAATTTTATATTTTTATTTTTTATATTTTTAATTTTTTCAATTAGTTCATTTAAAAGATTTCTTAAAGGTTCTTCACCTAATCTATAACTAATTGCTACAATATCTGGATCAACTTCAACAATTGCTCCAAAAAGTTTTTCAATTGGAACCGCTCCTCCAAGATAATGTATTTCATATCCCTCCTTTTTTGCTAGATTTAAAAAATTAAGAAGCCCTGCAACATGTATATCATTTCCTATTGCTGCACCCACAACCTTTTTATTCATACCCCTCCTCCAGATATTTTATAATCTCCTCTGGAGTTTTTCCTTTTAAGCCCAATTTTTCAACTGTTCTACCAGACTCAAAATAGTTTTCACCCATCATAACATTTGCTAAATGAATTATTGAATCTATGATTTGTGTTTTTATATCAAACTCTTTTCCAAATGAAGAGATTGGAACTAAACTCATTGGAACATCCTCTGTTATGTATCTATTATCAATACTTGGTGGGGCTATTATTCCTTGATATCCACTGTTATTATGAATTGCTTCATAAAGGTTTTTACCTGTTACATCATATGCATATTTTAACCAATTAAGAGAGGTTAAAGGTTCGACTCCAAACTTTTTCATAACAAGACATCTTTCTTCGTCAACTTTTTCAAGAATTTTTGCAACCGATTGTGTTATTCCCTCTAAGTAAAACTCAAATTTTCCTGCAGTTGATTCAATTCTCGCAGCATTAAGAATTAAAGTTGCTGGATGAAAAACAGCACCAATGTTATTAAAACTTGTATAAATTGTATTTGGAACTACTTCAAACTCAGGCATTACCTCATTCATAATTTCTTTAAGTTCATCATTTCTTTTCGCTGGAATCGCTGAAATTGGAACAGCATTTTTAATTCTAAAAATTTTTACAACTCCTGGATTTGACATACGAGACGCAAAAATAAAAGTTTGCGCTTCTGCAATTAATACATCTTTTTTAACTCCTTTTAACTTAAAAACATTTTTAAATTCGAGTGCACCACAAGTTCTACCAGGATTTAATAAAATTATTTGTCCATCCTCTACAAAAGGGGCAATTCTTTCGGCAATTTCTCTATGAGCAAATGCAGGAACAACCACCATTATAAGTTTTCTTCCTTTTATTGCTTCTTCTAAATTTGTTGTTGCAAGTGAAATTTCAAAAACTCCTTTTACTTCGCCTTCGACTTTTATTTTTTTGCTTTCTATAATAGGTTCTATTCTCCATCTGCTTCTATTGTATAAAGATACATCGAAATTTTTCATAGCAAGGTAGGCGCAAAGAGCTTGCCCCCCATTACCTGCACCAATAACAGCAATTTTAATCATTACTTACCACCTCCGTTTTGGGACTTTTTTTAATTATACCATGTTACAATGGTGTCAGACACCTTTGTAACATGTTAGAAAATAAAGGGGATATTTTCTTCAAAAAGGTTTATAATTTCTTCTATTTTGACTAAATTTTTTACTTCTCCATATTTTTCCAAAACCCCATTTTTAAGTAAAATTATTTTATCACATAAATATTTTATTGAATTTATTTCATGAAAAACAGAGATGATCGTTTTTTGTGAACTTTTAAGTTCTTTTAATAAATTTAATATTTTAATTTTAAATTTCAAATCAAGATGTGTTAATGGTTCATCAAGAATAATTATTTCTGTTTCTTGAATTAATGTTCTAATTAAAGTCAAAAGTTGTTTTTCACCTTCTGATAAAATTTGAAAATTTATATCTTTAAGATGAGTTATATTAAATTTTTCCATCCAATATAAAACAATCTCTTTATCCTCTTTTTTTACAAATCCATCAATATAAGGAGCCCTTCCAGTTAATAGGTAATCAAATGTTTTTAATGGGAAAAATATGTTTACTTTTTGAGGAACATAAGAGAAAATTTTACCCCTCTCTCTTTCACTTATTTTAAAAATATCAATTCCATTAAAATATACACCCCCCTTTTGTGGTTTTAAAATACCCAAAATAACCTTAAGAAGTGTGGTTTTTCCACTTCCATTTGGTCCAAAAATTGATATACTTTCTCCCTTTTTAACAGTAAAACTTATATTTTTTAAAACCTCTTTATTCTTATATGAAAAAGAGACATTTTTTATTTCAAGATAACTTTTATTCATTAAAACACCTTCTCTTTCCATAATACATATAAAAAAAATGGAACACCTAAAAATGAAGTAATAGTTGCAACTGGTATCTCATTTGGATAAAATATTGCTCTTCCAAATAAATCTGAGAGAGTAAGAAGAAGACCACCGAAAAAAATTGAAAGAAAAAGAAGTTTTATATGTTTTAAGCCAAAAATTTCTCTTAATATATTTGGGACCATAAGACCAACAAATCCTATTATTCCAGAAACATAAACGCTTATTCCAGTTAAAATTGAAATTAAAATAAGAGTTAAAGTTTTAAGTAAATTTGTATTAATTCCAAGAGTTTTTGCTTGATCTTCTCCAAGAGAATAAACATCAAGATTAAAACTTAAAAATATTGAAGTTATAAAAGATGGAATAAAAATAAGTACCAAAAAAAGAAATTTATTCATATCAACATTTGAGAAACCCGTTAAAGACCAAAACACAGATTTATTTAAAACATCTCTTCCCCATATGATAAGAAATGTTGAAAGGGAAGAGAAAAGATAATTAATTGCAATACCAGAAAGAAGTAAATTAAGAGGTGTTATTTTCCCCTTTATTTTACTTATTAAATATATTATTGAGACAGAAAA
Proteins encoded:
- the speE gene encoding polyamine aminopropyltransferase gives rise to the protein MWFHDNFEPTEKHLHGFTKYIVGYKTDYQKIEIIYSPFYGKMLIIDGDVQSTEKDEYIYHESLVHPAMITHRNPEKVLIIGGGEGATLREVLKHKNIKEVIMVDIDTKMIEFAKEHLYEWHKGSFDSEKLTLIIKDAREYIKDIKEKSFDVIIQDVTEPFEGGSSYFLFTKNYFKKISEILKEDGVFVLQASMLRCVTYEMHRKIYWTLKESFKNTFSYYSYVPSFDTTWSFIFSSNSLNPKKFEIEEIDKRINERIDGELKFYDGETHKKLFLLPKDIRKILSVKVEPIEEEKPFVLPKKDSL
- the speD gene encoding adenosylmethionine decarboxylase — its product is METKGMHLILELSGCEREIINDLDQVRKILTEAAIVANAEILETVFHKFSPQGVSGVVVISESHLSIHTWPEKNYAAIDIYTCGKHTMPWEAYEYIKRKFKAKIIYLTSLQRGEFEDGIYKHKIEKTVVSEGEKESELDVVSR
- a CDS encoding SOS response-associated peptidase, encoding MCGRFIFFEVDKIEERFDAIIEKTLNFSPNYNIYPGQEVPVIIKEENFNKVKLMKWGLIPHWVKNLDEFKPFINIRSDSLLTKPNFYNFLINRRCIVPSNGFYEWKKVKKTKIPYFISIENNRLFSFAGIYDIYKNNEREILSFAIITTEPNEKIKQIHERMPVILDREGEKAWLDTGYENHKNLIKFFKPFPEDLMNIFEISNLVNNPENNFEELILPYKKEKGELF
- a CDS encoding S8 family serine peptidase — protein: MTKKFLLLTLIFILFISFLPLLKVNADSQEVLVIVQLKSPSYSEFLSNKRNLPMSNFTKNSYLNLLQKEHQNFLFSILNSKIYFKERWHYFLSYNGISGEVNKEDIEKIKKNQFVKDIFIAKTHKLNTDIFVPLLKAPQVWKMSDQNGLPVTGKGMLIGIIDTGIDYNHPDLGGGIGKDFKIKGGYDFADKDSDPRDVEGHGTAVAGIVAGNGKVKGVAPDANLMAYKVFPDGGEGASDADIIAAIEQALKDGCTAVNLSLGSPGGKSEGDDETNQINNAVNLGLIVVAAAGNDGLRSKELGWPISAPSSAKNAISVAASDEGGGTVNIVYPSGYEDKFIPFTYGEGVPEFPEGKEYELVYCGYGREKDFEGKDLKGKLALIQRGPLAPESALLFETKYFNALSYGAEGVIVFNTAPGPNVIMALNVQNHPGVELKPAVFIMEEDGYLLKSLIEQGVRVSFTRKLRKENLVADFSSQGPTPDDVFKPEVAAPGTNTFTTAPQNQYTYGFGGTSGATPFVCGSTALLKQLHPDWTPFDIKTSLMNNAFILINPNNNLPFSWTDQGSGRVDVFAAATTPLLIKPYSIFIKDKEGEISIVVKNVTKDKVDFKVSSSVIGNISGINFDYIDKEESFSVDKESELTINFKYSIDDKLSEGYYDGIIYFKLSDRTLHVPIIIKKGIPKVPTKVLEVLSVEPKILSPDGDGINDFINFKFKLNYGEKGLRDEKSYRSRVGGVIIDIFDEKETTKLGTIYKKVLMNGSYEFVWDGKDYDGKYFLDNGNYKYKIYTVTIQSGDTLKLVEEVGLTGDFKIENVKIPFSKFISLDKYSKGAIFNIELHANKLKNIKELRYTIEYDPQHLSILEVNLGDFIIRNDNNAKIETKIDNKNGIIDVKISITLTDGISGEGTILKLKFNSIKDGGVKLTQTYAYGFDINKIKIEFIKIDKIIIITPLQGDINGDGKVDSEDLIIFAKAFGTKLGDPDYNEKCDLNGDGKVDAEDLLLLAQNFGTQAP
- a CDS encoding ATP-grasp domain-containing protein, coding for MKIKIIGVVHDKILDKNKQKMVDSVFYALNKKYDAIKIPFDENFFENIKNVDFVFNLATSGGKEGRQIHVPAILDILGVPYTGSSAFVHTICLDKFITKLILSFYGISTPKFTLIKEYEINSFEKNFNLSFPVIVKPVREGSAFGLTKDSIVYDIEGIKREANKIHKEFSEPAIVEEFIEGREITCGIIGNGDEIEVLPFLEIDFYSLPDGIERFFSYRVKNEIEEVKYYCPARLLKDEEESLKEGVVKAYKVLNLRDYTRMDIRIKNGKYYILEVNSLPLLVPGYSDILKMAEKAGFTYDDFILKIIEIAIKRYM
- a CDS encoding cobalamin-dependent protein (Presence of a B(12) (cobalamin)-binding domain implies dependence on cobalamin itself, in one of its several forms, or in some unusual lineages, dependence on a cobalamin-like analog.), which gives rise to MNKKVVGAAIGNDIHVAGLLNFLNLAKKEGYEIHYLGGAVPIEKLFGAIVEVDPDIVAISYRLGEEPLRNLLNELIEKIKNIKNKNIKFVFGGTIETGKVAKEYKIFDRVFDGSEEIEEVLNFLKGREKIIKEEDYPQTLWERVEFKKPYPLIRHHIGLQTLEETIEEIKKLAESMLLDIISIAPDQNCQSYFFEKEKMDEKLSGAGGAPIRTEDDFRKLYEASRRGNYPLVRCYSGTRNIVKFSKLLKETINNAWAAIPIFWYSELDRRSDRELLSAIKENMEGIKWNAENGVPVEVNDSHQWELRNAHDTLAVADSFLVAYIAKKLGVKHYIQQYMLNSPPNLSPKMDIAKSLARKELVESLQDENFKVYTMIRTGLLSYPSDPYQAMGQLVSSMFYGSYLKPDIIHVVAYTEAIKRATSKEIIESVKMVKRAYLVADSGLPDFYQDKDIKNRVQELKDEALFLVEKIKELGKGREDPLLDPETLYIAVKTGILDAPGLVGFSVARGEIRCEVINGANYAVDENGKILKEKDRLKKLGF
- a CDS encoding NAD/NADP octopine/nopaline dehydrogenase family protein — translated: MKIAVIGAGNGGQALCAYLAMKNFDVSLYNRSRWRIEPIIESKKIKVEGEVKGVFEISLATTNLEEAIKGRKLIMVVVPAFAHREIAERIAPFVEDGQIILLNPGRTCGALEFKNVFKLKGVKKDVLIAEAQTFIFASRMSNPGVVKIFRIKNAVPISAIPAKRNDELKEIMNEVMPEFEVVPNTIYTSFNNIGAVFHPATLILNAARIESTAGKFEFYLEGITQSVAKILEKVDEERCLVMKKFGVEPLTSLNWLKYAYDVTGKNLYEAIHNNSGYQGIIAPPSIDNRYITEDVPMSLVPISSFGKEFDIKTQIIDSIIHLANVMMGENYFESGRTVEKLGLKGKTPEEIIKYLEEGYE
- a CDS encoding ABC transporter ATP-binding protein, which translates into the protein MEREGVLMNKSYLEIKNVSFSYKNKEVLKNISFTVKKGESISIFGPNGSGKTTLLKVILGILKPQKGGVYFNGIDIFKISERERGKIFSYVPQKVNIFFPLKTFDYLLTGRAPYIDGFVKKEDKEIVLYWMEKFNITHLKDINFQILSEGEKQLLTLIRTLIQETEIIILDEPLTHLDLKFKIKILNLLKELKSSQKTIISVFHEINSIKYLCDKIILLKNGVLEKYGEVKNLVKIEEIINLFEENIPFIF
- a CDS encoding iron ABC transporter permease, which gives rise to MREKIFIIIIIFLLIISIFLSLSFGAKRYTFQEIINFIFNFKNSDELFVKIRFPRVFASLFVGASLSIAGLLSQTLFLNPLADPFLFGISSGANFFVTLSLFLGLDALFKFSLSFFSFLGALFSVSIIYLISKIKGKITPLNLLLSGIAINYLFSSLSTFLIIWGRDVLNKSVFWSLTGFSNVDMNKFLFLVLIFIPSFITSIFLSFNLDVYSLGEDQAKTLGINTNLLKTLTLILISILTGISVYVSGIIGFVGLMVPNILREIFGLKHIKLLFLSIFFGGLLLTLSDLFGRAIFYPNEIPVATITSFLGVPFFLYVLWKEKVF